In the Geobacter sp. FeAm09 genome, one interval contains:
- a CDS encoding Sir2 family NAD-dependent protein deacetylase has translation MFRRAAAAIGEAEAIIITAGAGMGVDSGLPDFRGDQGFWRAYPPYARLGLSFEEAANPEHFHRDPAFGWGFYGHRTTLYRATVPHEGFALMRGWIERNRAASFVVTSNVDGQFQKGGYPEERILEVHGSIHWLQCTIPCSRRIWANTGEIPVNPETMRARAIPRCIACNAVSRPNILMFGDDAWLSERTAEQERRFDRFREESRGRRTVVIELGAGRALPTIRRLSERLGALPGTTVIRINPREAEIDAPHLSIPCGALEALRRIGACL, from the coding sequence ATGTTCCGACGGGCGGCGGCAGCGATCGGGGAGGCGGAGGCGATCATCATCACCGCCGGCGCCGGCATGGGGGTCGATTCCGGCCTGCCCGACTTCCGCGGCGACCAGGGGTTCTGGCGCGCCTATCCCCCCTACGCCCGTCTCGGCCTCTCCTTCGAGGAGGCGGCCAACCCCGAACATTTCCACCGGGACCCGGCCTTCGGCTGGGGCTTTTACGGCCACCGCACCACCCTGTACCGCGCCACCGTCCCCCACGAGGGTTTCGCCCTCATGCGGGGGTGGATCGAACGGAACCGGGCCGCCTCCTTCGTGGTGACCTCCAACGTGGACGGCCAGTTCCAGAAGGGGGGCTACCCGGAGGAGCGCATCCTGGAGGTGCACGGCTCGATCCACTGGCTGCAGTGCACCATCCCGTGCAGCCGGCGCATCTGGGCCAATACCGGGGAGATTCCGGTCAACCCCGAGACCATGCGGGCCCGCGCCATCCCCCGCTGCATCGCCTGCAACGCCGTGAGCCGCCCCAATATCCTCATGTTCGGGGACGATGCCTGGCTGTCCGAACGCACCGCGGAACAGGAACGGCGCTTCGACCGGTTCCGGGAAGAGAGCCGCGGCCGGCGCACCGTGGTGATCGAGCTGGGTGCCGGGCGGGCGCTCCCCACCATCCGGCGCCTGTCGGAACGGCTCGGCGCCCTGCCCGGCACCACGGTCATCCGCATCAACCCGCGGGAGGCGGAGATCGACGCCCCCCACCTGTCCATCCCCTGCGGGGCCCTGGAAGCGCTCCGCAGGATCGGGGCCTGCCTCTGA
- a CDS encoding DUF1015 domain-containing protein: MAFIKPFRALRPPKELADKVAALPYDVMNVEEARRMAAGNPNSFLHISRPEIDLAAGTDPHDEPVYAQGRQNLADFVRRGVLVQDDRECFYVYRQRMGEITQTGLVACTSVDDYQSGVIKKHELTRADKEDDRVRHIDCLDANDEPVFYLSRSSAEIEALIAGIAAAPPEYDFTTDDGVSHTLWIVADPALIGRLTGLFAAIPRLYVADGHHRSAAAGRVRELRREKNPGHTGREEYNVFLTVIFPETQLNIMPYNRAVKDLNGRTAAEFMARVERDFTILPSPVPVVPCERHQFGMYLEGHWYQLHARDAVVDESDTVGRLDVSILQNHLLDPVLGIGNPRTDKRIHFVGGIRGNEELAKLVDSGEHAVAFSLFPTSIRELIELADQDRIMPPKSTWFEPKLRSGLFVHLLS; encoded by the coding sequence ATGGCATTCATCAAACCGTTCCGGGCCCTGCGCCCTCCCAAAGAACTGGCCGACAAGGTTGCGGCCCTCCCCTACGACGTGATGAACGTGGAAGAGGCCCGGCGCATGGCGGCCGGCAACCCCAACAGCTTCCTCCACATCTCCCGGCCGGAGATCGACCTGGCCGCCGGCACCGATCCCCACGACGAGCCGGTCTATGCGCAGGGGAGGCAGAACCTGGCCGACTTCGTCCGGCGCGGCGTCCTGGTCCAGGACGACCGGGAATGCTTCTACGTCTACCGCCAGCGCATGGGAGAGATCACCCAGACCGGCCTGGTGGCCTGCACCAGCGTGGACGACTACCAGTCCGGCGTGATCAAGAAGCACGAGCTCACCAGGGCCGACAAGGAGGACGACCGGGTCAGGCACATCGACTGCCTGGACGCCAACGACGAGCCGGTCTTCTACCTCTCCCGCTCCAGCGCGGAGATCGAGGCGCTCATCGCGGGGATCGCGGCCGCCCCTCCCGAATACGACTTCACCACCGACGACGGGGTGAGCCATACCCTCTGGATCGTCGCCGACCCGGCGCTCATCGGCCGGCTGACCGGCCTGTTCGCCGCCATCCCCCGCCTGTACGTGGCCGACGGCCACCACCGCAGCGCCGCCGCCGGCCGGGTGCGCGAACTGCGCCGGGAAAAGAACCCGGGACACACCGGCCGGGAGGAGTACAACGTCTTCCTGACCGTCATCTTCCCCGAGACCCAGCTCAACATCATGCCCTACAACCGGGCCGTCAAGGACCTGAACGGCCGCACCGCGGCCGAATTCATGGCCCGGGTGGAGCGGGACTTCACCATCCTCCCCTCCCCGGTCCCGGTCGTGCCGTGCGAGCGGCACCAGTTCGGCATGTACCTGGAGGGGCACTGGTACCAGCTCCATGCCCGCGACGCCGTCGTGGACGAGTCGGACACGGTCGGCCGCCTGGACGTATCGATCCTCCAGAACCACCTGCTGGACCCGGTCCTGGGCATCGGCAACCCCCGCACCGACAAACGCATCCATTTCGTGGGCGGCATCAGGGGGAACGAGGAGTTGGCGAAGCTGGTGGATTCGGGCGAGCATGCCGTGGCCTTCTCCCTCTTTCCCACGTCGATCCGCGAACTGATCGAGCTGGCCGACCAGGACCGCATCATGCCCCCCAAATCCACCTGGTTCGAGCCCAAGCTGCGCAGCGGCCTCTTCGTGCACCTCCTCTCCTGA
- a CDS encoding C40 family peptidase produces the protein MGAIAARTAERFVGIPYRWGGENVVDGMDCSGFVRAVYNLCGLSIPRTSRDQFKAGDQVAKDDLRDGDLLFFGSSTDSISHVGIYVGSGKFVHAPRRGEDIKVSAVDESYFERRFIGARRYFQ, from the coding sequence ATGGGCGCCATCGCCGCCCGCACCGCCGAACGCTTCGTGGGCATCCCCTACCGCTGGGGCGGGGAGAACGTGGTGGACGGCATGGACTGCAGCGGTTTCGTGCGGGCGGTCTACAACCTGTGCGGCCTCAGCATCCCCCGGACCTCCCGGGACCAGTTCAAGGCCGGCGACCAGGTGGCCAAGGATGACCTGCGGGACGGGGACCTGCTCTTTTTCGGCTCCTCCACCGACAGCATCAGCCACGTGGGCATCTACGTGGGGAGCGGCAAGTTCGTGCACGCCCCCCGCCGCGGCGAGGACATCAAGGTGTCGGCGGTGGACGAGAGCTATTTCGAGCGGCGCTTCATCGGGGCGCGCAGGTATTTCCAATGA